The DNA region GTCTTGTTTTTGCAGCAAGGTAGGCATATAATGCAATTATTTGTCAATATCATGTTAATCCCCCAACTCTACTCTATCTTCTCTACCCTCAGAGGGCAATGACAGAGAAGATCTGTAACTAAACCACTTGGAAAATGGAGTTTACATCATTTCAGCATTCCCTGTGGCCTTCAAGAGACCCACAACTTCAATACAACCAAACACCCAAACTAAAGGAATGGATTTTGAGTGGATTTGAAGAACTAAAGTGTTATCCATCCCAAGCATTACAACGTTTGTTCATAAAGTGACATTTTCAGCCAATAGTCTATATGTTTTATGAAAAAGGACTGTTCTGCTTCCTATAGTGCTGTGACATGATGTAGCACTCCAGTCTTCTGAGCTTTATTGTAATTGTAGTAATGTTTAGTAATAACTATTCTAGCTCTGTTTTATTACGCATGTATAGTTCTTGACATCATCAACTTTGGAAATGTTTGCGGCTTCGAGGTGTTTGAGACATTTTGTAATGGATGGAAGGTCAcaaccatagagatagatagaggattcatctttgtatctgtgcaaTTATAgagtctgtgacagcatgggcattgaggctatctccatttttaagtagtacattttcttcttcacaattgggtgatccctcctgatgacctgattggacatgactccaacagggtcaccaggagggatcaaccaatgaagttggaagtccaGCCCAGTTGAccacattaaaatggtggaagctcTCAATGGAATGGAAGCCCATGCTAAAAtggccttttggccactagaggcctctatcattctctatggtaaCACCACTAGACCTGTCTCCAGTGTTTTGCATTTTTATGACAAATATGTGTGGAATGTGTCCCAGCCAGACAACTTGAAAAACAAGTGTCCAGGGATGTGCAGAATGACAAGTATGGACTCATACTGGAAATTACTGACTTAATTTTAATTTCCACAAAACCAGTTTAAACCTTGCTCTGTGAGACTGATCTGATGTGTAACTGATTCAATTTCCAAGTATTAAGAGCCTATTTACCCTTCCTGGTCTCTCCTGTTGAGTTAATTGTGTTCATTTTTGAGGAAAATTATTCATTCATCTTAAAATACTCATGACTCATTAATATAACTTGCActacaaatgtattttattttattgaacctttatttaacttaaaTACGACGCCTTAGACTATAATATAACCTACCTTGCTACTACTAGTATATTTTCTATGAATGAGAGTGCTGTCATACACCAGAAATTCCCTATTATGAAATAGGGGAAGTTGTTTTGCAATACCTGACGTCCTAGTGGCTTATTCTTTTCGTCCAAtgaataaactacaggacatgcaAGAGGCGGGAGCTCTGCGTTTACCGCCTTACGTCACTAGCTGGATTTCACTCTGTTGTCCACCCTGACCCACCGCAAAACCCAGAGGATGACCGAGGCGCTGGAGGAGGATTTCGGCCTGTTTGGACACAGACTCCAGGttagatatattttttaatatcATCAGTAATTCATAACGTCATTAGCAAGACGGATTAGGTGACATAGTAACTAGCCAACGTAAAATAGTTAACTATGTAacgttactgtagctagctagcgcaaatgtatttgttttggcTTTTCATAACACACTCATCTGATACAATTATTTTCAGAACATCGTTATGACTGAGCTGATATATGGATTGCTAGACAGCTAATAAGGTCGACCTGTTTATAACCTTATGAGTATCTTtactatagttagctagctaatgtgtgTGATTGCATAGCCTACTTTTGCTGACTGTTTGATTGAACTAACTATAACGTGTTAGCTAAGTAGCTGTATTTTTGCCGCCTCCAGTCAGGCACGACCAAGTCGTGGCTGCTTTCATCAGCATATTTGGATCTGAGTTTTCTGGAATGACTCAATAACTCACCCAATTATCCAGATAGGTTTGACATATAACCTACAGCTAGCAGAATAACACCAACGTTACAAAAAACCGCCCGGCGTATGTGTGTAAGGAAAGGTCCAACCAGTTCTGGAATGTGTGTTCAAGTGAAAACACATCACATCATCACTGATGGAATTCCTTAGTGTAACTTTGAAtactctctccctgtttctgccCCCGCCGACATGACTTTACTGTACTAGCTCGCTACTCGAAAACGTGCTAGCTATCTgaaatgtttcattatttttcAGTTGGCAGATATGGTGAGGCAGAGCACGGTGGCAGAGTTGCAAGCCTTCCAGCACTCTCTCCAGGTAAATCAATATTGCTGTCAgaaatagctagctaactagctattttACAAACTTGTCATAGCTTCTGGTTTTCTCACACTTGTTACTTCCCTTAACCTTTCCTGTTGCTCAGATAAGAGTAGCTTCTAGTAGTAACAGACTGCCGGTAATTATGCTTATCTTAAGGTTAAACTGGATATGTTGCATCATTTTCAATGAGTAATACAAATATGCCTATGCTATCACTGGATGTGAAAGTGTGTTTGGGAATATCCAGGGTCAGATAAGGTCTTTGTAAGCTTTCCTGTTTGTGTTTGCATATCAGTGTACCCTATTGGCAGGCTGCCACAGGGGAAGATAACCTTGTTTTAAACCAGAAGCTTGGTTCTAATTATactgtattgttattttatctAGAATATGCCATATCAGTAGATTTGAAATTGGTTTAGGACTGCACTGGTACTTTAAGAACAAAAGTGACACACTGTGCTTCTTCTtgttctttctgtccctctccaccACCTGATCTCTCTTGCTCTGCTCTCACTTTCACActttctctccccactctctctctttcagttacAGAGTAACTCTCTGGCCCTTGGCCCAGTAGGGGACAGCTGTGGGGAACAGCAGAATGTGGTGCCCCCCACTGCCACAGAGGAGAGACAGCGCCTCTCAAAGGGCCCTCCAGGTACTGCACTTCAGGCCTCTGACCAGGGCCTTATCAGTAGCAGTGCCTCTTTAGATGATAACGAATAAGATTTATATGGACCGatcttagatcagcacttctactccgATGCTTTGTGGATACTGACCCAGCTCCACAACCAGCTTCTCCCTGTCTGCTTTGCTATCACATTGGCACATAGCAGTCCTACATGTTAGTCAATATACACATTGCACACACTATGCTTTAAGCAATCATTTATTTGCTGGCACATAGTTAATCCATTCAAGGCTCTATCAATGTGTCACAGTTTTAAACAGTCATTCACAATTtaagaaaacattttatttttgttgaTTGGCACATAGTCAATAGATGTTAGTCAGTATGCACGTTGCAAACACTTTGCAATTCAAGCAATATTTTACAATGTAACTGTGGTTGACGTGAATTAACAGTCAACTTGTTTATACAGAGGTGGAAGCTAGCCAGCCAGTAAGCGTCCCAGACTCAGCCAAACCAATGGAAGCCACCCAGCCAGTAAGCATTCCAGACTCAGCCAAACCAATGGAAGCCACCCAGCCAGTAAGCATTCCAAACTCAGccaaaccaaagaagaagaaaaggagGTCAAGAGCAACAGACAGCTTTACAGGAAACTTCAACGGTAATCATTTTGCACATAAATCAGACAAGCCTGTCAAATATCCAATCACTCATGTCATTCAAAATGTAGAGTTTTTTTAATAAATGCACCCACACCATAGATACCAGAGACAGGCTTTTGTGCGTTTCTCTTTTCTCCAGACCTATACAAACTGACAGATGAAATGCTGGGTCAGGGTGCATATGCAAAGGTCCAAGGATGCATCAGTCTTCAGAATGGGAATGAATATGCTGTGAAGGTGAGTCTGAGGCTGCGTATGAAACGGTTCCCTATtcagggcactacttttgaccagggtgcaTAGAGGACATATGGGACTTGTGATGAATGTCATACATCACATGCAAAGGTTTTATTGTCATTCCAGGGTAGTTGAAGTATAATTAGTCACTAACGGATGCTGTTTCAACCCCAAACAGTGTTTTCTTTGCCTGGTTTGTGGTCCAAACGTTGTCCTATTAAACAGTTAAGCGTTATACCAGTGTGCAGATTAGCTTTTTGTTCTACATTGTCCTCTCTGATCCAGCACCTGGGACATATTTTTGTTTTATGGATGTGCACATATACCACCCACTAAGCCAAAGATTTTTTATAACTAATCCAAGGTACACCCACAGCCTGCCATTTCAAATGGGAGCAAGttaatcatagtgggcagaactaGCAGGAGGTAGGCAGAGCACGAGCTAATGAGATCCTATTGGTGCGTTCTAGCATGTagttgcatatttccgttagggaacaccTGTGAAGTGCACTTGTGCATTAGCTCAATTCGCCCTTGGACTCCTAGACAACGTAATTTTTagaaactttggcaaagggtaaagtctacaaaacttagtccactctggccaaacagattttagttttgggaacagaaaactattGAGATCAAATTTTTCattgatgagaaaatgtgcagatTGTCAGCCAAAATCCATCTGATTCCATATTTTCCCACTGCTGGGAAACATTTATACATCAAGCTCATTGTTCTGTGACTAAGCTTTATTCACTCACTGATACCTGTGTCTATTTGGTTTTGTCTCAGATCATTGAGAAGAACGCGGGGCACAGTCGCAGCCGCGTCTTCCGTGAAGTGGAGACCCTTTACCAGTGCCAGGGCAACAAGTGTGTGCTCTTTCACTCTACAAAGGGAAAGCTCTGAAGGTTAAATAATAATTACAACAAAAAAACGTCACCCACTAATGTGTTCCTATTAACATTTTCAGGAACATTCTGGAACTAATACAGTTTTTTGAAGATGACTCCTGCTTCTACTTGGTGTTTGAGAAGTTGCGCGGAGGTATGTCTTCCTGTTTTTACCATATTATCCCACTTTTGTGAGGGTGAAGATGGGTCATGTTCATTGTGCATAAAATGGAAGAAAAAAGTAAACTGGGGAGATACTGCTGtaactgaacttgtccaataaaaacaatgttgttttctgttgcaaaacatggTGGTGCTTTGtggcctaatgaacatgacccagattACATGAAACTATTAGGTGTTTCTCTGAAAGCTCTCTGCTCCTGaaagctctcctctctctgctcctgaaAGCTCTCCTCTTTACCCATACAGGCTCCATTCTGACTCACATCCAGAACCGTAAGCACTTTGATGAGCTGGAGGCCAGCCGTGTGGTCAGGGACATCTCCAAAGCTCTTCACTTCCTCCACAACAAAGGTAGGACCCCTGAACATGGGGCTGTGCCTGAATAGAATTACAGTGTGATTGTTTCCTCATTAACATTCTCTGTTCTACAGGTATCGCCCACCGGGACCTAAAGCCAGAGAACATCCTGTGTGAGTCTACTGACCAGGTAACCTTTGTTTCCCCCAATGTGCTACGGAACAACAACATGTGTTTTCTGTAGAAAATGTCATGTTTACCAAACAGTTATTGTGGTTATAGCTAGTGAATGCTTgctatttttctctccctctgcaggTGTCTCCGGTGAAAATTTGTGACTTTGACTTGGGCAGTGGAGTGAAGCTTAGCAGTGCCTGTATTCCAATCACCACTCCAGAGCTCACCACACCGGTAAATACCACAACCTGAACCTACCACTAACCctg from Oncorhynchus mykiss isolate Arlee chromosome 1, USDA_OmykA_1.1, whole genome shotgun sequence includes:
- the mknk1 gene encoding MAP kinase-interacting serine/threonine-protein kinase 1, whose product is MTEALEEDFGLFGHRLQLADMVRQSTVAELQAFQHSLQLQSNSLALGPVGDSCGEQQNVVPPTATEERQRLSKGPPEVEASQPVSVPDSAKPMEATQPVSIPDSAKPMEATQPVSIPNSAKPKKKKRRSRATDSFTGNFNDLYKLTDEMLGQGAYAKVQGCISLQNGNEYAVKIIEKNAGHSRSRVFREVETLYQCQGNKNILELIQFFEDDSCFYLVFEKLRGGSILTHIQNRKHFDELEASRVVRDISKALHFLHNKGIAHRDLKPENILCESTDQVSPVKICDFDLGSGVKLSSACIPITTPELTTPCGSAEYMAPEVVEVFTDEASFYDKRCDLWSLGVILYILLSGSPPFTGHCGTDCGWDRGETCRTCQKNLFDNIQDGQYEFPEKDWAHISAQAKDLISRLLVRDATLRLSAAQVLQHSWVQGNAPERGLPTPHFLQRNSSTKDLTQFAADAIAFNRQLSQHDEEQEEVVTTIVTSMRLSPPSNSRLARRRAQSNAQRTTQDFLPADDDNLDTLVT